A single window of Herpetosiphon gulosus DNA harbors:
- a CDS encoding DUF1028 domain-containing protein: MTFSIVGYDPTTGDLGVAVASKFLAVGSVVSWAQAGAGAIATQSYANLSFGPDGLALLAQGTSAQATLEQLLAADAGREQRQVGVVDAQGNAATWTGNACHSWAGGRTGAGYAAQGNILTGADVVEAMAMTFEQTQGELAERLLAALLAGDLAGGDQRGRQSAALYVARKGGAYGGVLDRYIDLRVDDHQNPVPELQRLLELHRFYLTPPKPEDLLPIDQSIALEIQTILQQVGYYQGECSGNYDAATHAALQAYGGVENLEERLISETHIDQQVLNYLRQHVVR, translated from the coding sequence ATGACATTTTCGATTGTGGGCTACGACCCGACGACTGGTGATTTGGGTGTGGCGGTGGCCTCTAAATTTTTGGCAGTTGGCTCGGTGGTTTCGTGGGCGCAAGCGGGTGCAGGCGCGATTGCGACCCAATCGTATGCCAATCTCAGCTTTGGCCCCGATGGCTTGGCCTTACTGGCTCAAGGAACTTCAGCTCAGGCCACGCTTGAGCAATTATTGGCTGCTGACGCAGGCCGTGAGCAACGCCAAGTTGGGGTGGTCGATGCCCAAGGTAACGCGGCCACTTGGACGGGCAACGCTTGCCATAGCTGGGCGGGTGGCCGGACTGGTGCTGGTTATGCGGCCCAAGGCAACATTTTAACTGGAGCCGATGTAGTTGAAGCAATGGCAATGACCTTCGAGCAAACCCAGGGCGAGTTGGCTGAGCGTTTGCTGGCAGCCTTGCTGGCTGGCGATTTGGCGGGTGGAGATCAGCGTGGGCGACAATCGGCGGCGCTGTATGTGGCGCGGAAGGGCGGGGCATATGGCGGCGTACTCGATCGCTATATCGATCTGCGGGTTGATGATCATCAAAATCCTGTGCCCGAACTCCAACGTTTGCTAGAATTGCATCGCTTTTATCTCACACCGCCCAAGCCCGAAGATTTGCTGCCGATTGATCAGTCGATTGCGCTCGAAATTCAGACAATTTTGCAGCAAGTTGGCTATTATCAGGGTGAATGTTCTGGCAATTATGATGCAGCCACTCATGCTGCTTTGCAAGCTTATGGTGGAGTCGAAAACCTCGAAGAACGCTTGATCAGCGAAACCCACATCGATCAACAGGTCTTGAATTATTTACGCCAGCACGTTGTGCGTTGA
- a CDS encoding SPFH domain-containing protein has translation MSNAKNRPSGRRIGTIAIALVIAVIGLVLLTASWKTIPPGYVGIAFNKANNNVTTAIDPGWTLINPFTTAIQQYPVTIQTYIMVQSDNEGQTAGDDSIKIQSSEAQQLNLDVAVQYRVKKEEAAVLYTDWGGQSLDVIELQVVRQQTRSILTTLAGRYSWEDISGEKRAELADKVKEQLTTEFERRHLILEDFVIREVHLPDNLKQALENKITAQQAAERQKYELEQAQIKAEQDKVEAQGRAEAQRATAKGDADSILIRAEAQADANRLLAESVTEVLIRYQMALRWDGKLPVFNGGGATPLVDVSELIDSTQPISR, from the coding sequence ATGAGCAACGCTAAAAATCGCCCGTCGGGCCGTCGCATTGGTACGATTGCCATTGCGCTCGTCATTGCTGTGATTGGCTTAGTCTTGCTCACGGCCTCGTGGAAGACGATTCCACCAGGTTATGTTGGGATTGCCTTCAACAAGGCTAACAATAATGTCACGACTGCGATTGATCCAGGCTGGACGTTAATTAACCCATTTACCACCGCCATCCAGCAATATCCAGTCACAATCCAGACCTATATTATGGTCCAAAGCGATAACGAAGGCCAAACTGCTGGCGATGATTCAATCAAGATTCAATCCAGCGAAGCCCAACAACTTAACCTTGATGTGGCTGTGCAGTATCGGGTGAAAAAAGAAGAAGCTGCGGTGCTCTACACTGATTGGGGTGGCCAAAGCCTTGATGTGATTGAACTGCAAGTCGTGCGCCAACAAACCCGTTCAATCTTAACGACTTTGGCTGGTCGCTATTCATGGGAAGATATCAGCGGTGAGAAACGGGCTGAATTAGCTGACAAAGTTAAAGAACAATTGACAACCGAATTTGAACGTCGGCACTTGATTTTAGAAGATTTTGTGATTCGTGAAGTGCACTTGCCCGATAATTTGAAGCAAGCCTTGGAAAACAAAATCACCGCCCAACAAGCGGCTGAGCGCCAAAAATACGAGCTTGAACAAGCTCAAATCAAGGCCGAACAAGATAAAGTTGAAGCCCAAGGTCGTGCCGAAGCCCAACGCGCTACGGCCAAAGGTGATGCTGACTCAATTTTGATTCGGGCTGAAGCCCAGGCTGATGCCAACCGTTTGCTGGCCGAAAGTGTCACCGAGGTCTTGATTCGTTATCAAATGGCTTTACGCTGGGATGGTAAATTGCCAGTCTTTAATGGCGGCGGCGCAACCCCGTTGGTCGATGTTAGTGAATTGATCGATTCGACCCAACCGATTAGCCGCTAA
- a CDS encoding response regulator: MTNAVRNPAIILVEDEPDILIILHRIMRDLTGGYDIVTVNSAQDALGVLTERSCPLLITDHNMPGMTGTQLTQVVKQDYVDTKVIIITAYATPEVERTARTAGVDYFLTKPFSLDRLEQIIKEVLGKV; this comes from the coding sequence ATGACGAATGCTGTTCGCAACCCCGCTATTATTTTGGTTGAAGACGAACCTGATATCTTGATCATTTTGCATCGGATTATGCGCGATTTGACTGGTGGCTACGATATCGTCACCGTCAATAGTGCCCAAGATGCGCTTGGGGTGCTGACTGAACGCTCATGCCCTTTATTGATCACCGACCATAACATGCCAGGTATGACTGGAACTCAGCTAACCCAAGTGGTCAAGCAAGATTATGTTGACACGAAGGTGATCATTATCACGGCCTATGCAACCCCTGAGGTCGAGCGAACTGCCCGCACTGCTGGCGTTGATTACTTCCTGACCAAGCCCTTCTCGCTTGATCGCTTGGAGCAAATTATCAAGGAAGTGCTAGGCAAAGTATGA
- a CDS encoding VWA domain-containing protein has translation MFNIAQEYRPKRLETQADSMRRKAGGRRTRTRTERKQGRYITSRVPRGELTDVAFDATLRVAAPFQRQRRQPHIKRAVVLHRSDLREKVRVRRTRNAVCFVVDASWSMAAETRMQATKAAVLSLLRDAYQRRDLVGLVSFARDRATVLLPLTNSVEMAQQRLRTMPTGGKTPLSRGMMAGFELLARAKLRDREILPLMVLLTDGHANVSMTGQPPQQEAYQLAEFIASQQIPTVVIDTELPNFYRGLAKELADRLNGSYYQLEELSVGLAELVRSHQELSRINI, from the coding sequence GTGTTTAATATTGCCCAAGAATATCGCCCCAAGCGTTTGGAAACCCAAGCCGATTCAATGCGGCGCAAGGCTGGTGGTCGGCGCACTCGCACCCGTACCGAGCGCAAACAAGGTCGCTATATCACCAGCCGCGTGCCACGGGGCGAATTAACCGATGTGGCGTTTGATGCGACGCTACGGGTGGCCGCACCCTTTCAGCGCCAACGCCGCCAGCCGCATATCAAACGGGCTGTGGTGTTACATCGCAGCGATTTACGTGAAAAAGTGCGCGTTCGTCGCACCCGCAATGCTGTTTGTTTTGTGGTTGATGCTAGCTGGTCAATGGCCGCCGAAACGCGGATGCAAGCGACCAAAGCAGCGGTGCTCTCGCTATTACGCGATGCCTATCAACGGCGCGATTTGGTTGGATTGGTGAGCTTCGCCCGCGATCGGGCGACGGTGCTCTTGCCACTAACCAACAGCGTCGAAATGGCTCAGCAACGCTTGCGGACGATGCCAACTGGGGGCAAAACCCCGCTCAGTCGTGGGATGATGGCAGGCTTTGAATTGCTTGCCCGTGCCAAATTGCGCGATCGCGAAATTTTACCCTTGATGGTGTTGTTGACTGATGGTCATGCCAATGTCTCGATGACTGGCCAGCCACCGCAACAAGAAGCCTACCAACTGGCCGAGTTTATCGCCAGCCAACAAATTCCGACTGTGGTGATTGATACTGAATTGCCAAATTTCTATCGTGGCCTCGCCAAAGAGCTAGCTGATCGATTGAATGGCTCGTACTATCAACTGGAAGAACTGAGTGTTGGCCTTGCTGAACTGGTACGCTCACACCAAGAATTATCACGTATTAATATTTAG
- a CDS encoding response regulator, producing the protein MSTIVAYVPDLMFGVRVRDVLQQLGYQALVADSLAAAQQALAPDLALLIVDLRGETSATSALVQAAKALDPSLPVLAFGSHVDVERQKAAREAGCDKVVANSKFSSDLPGLIATLVRQPSAG; encoded by the coding sequence ATGTCAACAATTGTGGCCTATGTGCCAGATTTAATGTTCGGGGTGCGCGTGCGTGATGTGCTGCAACAACTTGGCTATCAGGCCTTGGTTGCTGATAGTTTAGCTGCCGCCCAACAAGCTTTAGCGCCAGATTTGGCTTTGTTGATTGTTGATTTACGTGGTGAGACCAGCGCAACTAGTGCCTTGGTGCAAGCAGCTAAGGCGCTCGACCCAAGCTTGCCAGTGTTGGCCTTTGGCTCGCATGTTGATGTCGAGCGCCAAAAAGCCGCCCGTGAGGCTGGTTGTGATAAAGTGGTGGCAAATTCCAAATTCAGTAGTGATCTCCCGGGCTTAATTGCTACCCTAGTACGCCAGCCAAGCGCAGGCTAA
- a CDS encoding ATP-binding protein — translation MQPYIRPTYPFSALVGQPRLKQALVLNAVNPRIGGVLIRGEKGTAKSTAVRALAHLLPLITVVADCPYSCPPDQLDRMCGSCRGRLQAGEDLPLQQRTTRLVELPVSASEDRLVGSLDLEHALVEGQRRFEPGLLAQVNRGLLYVDEVNLLDDHLVDILLDAAAMGINTVEREGISISHPARFILVGTMNPEEGELRPQLLDRFGLVVEIGGLKNVRERVDVIQRRMEYDADPEQFVQRWSSNEHHLTEEIAAAKKLLPQVQISEQDMAAVAMLSLELGVDGHRADLAILETARTHAALEGRTTISLEDIRVAAQLALPHRMRRQPFAEVRLDEQQLSDVLNKAAQERQRGNEETAGRDELKKA, via the coding sequence ATGCAACCATATATTCGACCAACCTACCCATTTAGTGCGCTTGTTGGTCAGCCTCGCTTGAAACAAGCACTGGTGCTTAATGCGGTCAATCCCCGAATCGGCGGTGTGCTCATTCGTGGCGAAAAAGGCACTGCCAAATCGACGGCTGTACGGGCATTAGCACATTTGCTGCCATTAATTACGGTGGTAGCCGATTGCCCTTATAGCTGCCCGCCAGATCAGCTTGATCGTATGTGTGGTTCATGTCGTGGTCGTTTGCAAGCTGGCGAAGATTTGCCGTTGCAGCAACGCACAACTCGTTTGGTCGAATTGCCAGTCAGCGCCTCGGAAGATCGTTTGGTTGGCTCGCTTGACCTTGAACATGCGTTGGTTGAAGGCCAACGCCGCTTTGAGCCAGGTTTATTGGCTCAAGTTAATCGTGGCTTGCTGTATGTCGATGAAGTGAATCTTTTGGATGACCACTTGGTTGATATTTTGCTTGATGCTGCGGCCATGGGCATTAACACGGTCGAACGCGAAGGTATTTCAATTTCGCACCCAGCTCGCTTTATTTTGGTTGGCACCATGAACCCTGAAGAAGGCGAACTTCGGCCTCAATTGCTGGATCGCTTTGGCTTGGTGGTTGAAATTGGTGGCTTGAAAAATGTACGCGAACGGGTTGATGTAATTCAACGCCGCATGGAATACGATGCTGATCCTGAGCAATTTGTGCAACGCTGGAGCAGCAACGAGCATCATTTGACTGAAGAAATTGCGGCGGCCAAAAAACTCTTGCCACAGGTGCAGATTTCTGAGCAAGATATGGCGGCGGTGGCAATGCTCTCGCTTGAATTGGGCGTTGATGGTCACCGTGCCGACCTGGCAATTCTCGAAACGGCGCGAACTCATGCCGCCTTAGAGGGTCGCACCACGATTTCGCTCGAAGATATTCGGGTCGCGGCCCAATTGGCCTTGCCTCACCGCATGCGTCGCCAACCGTTTGCCGAAGTGCGGCTCGATGAGCAGCAACTCAGCGATGTGCTGAACAAAGCGGCTCAAGAGCGCCAACGCGGCAACGAAGAGACAGCGGGGCGTGACGAGCTAAAAAAAGCTTAG
- a CDS encoding methyltransferase, which yields MNAWLLPVPFDTERDDWGATLLAEWGASVVTPGQQALVIGAGTGRIGLALARAGAQVSFADDSIVALAAARQSFAQAKLTAQFFSTTDLTPSKLFDLVLINILWWSDNQRGAELINLAAQHTNAGGIVAIGGGKQAGLSGATTLLEQIVGPSVKTLYKKGHHVVMAFRPLHWQARPSQTTQHQLNHGDYALTIEATAGVFAQGQLDPASAMLLDAVPIQPNQRVLDLGCGAGILGMFLQQREATLALTYIDSTMVAIEATKRNLQTNQLTGRVLASDGIQAVNGEQFDLVVSNPPFHVGRVQSPQLAENLLKQAAQVLAPNGQLVIVANRFLRYEPLLETVLSNVHELAGDQRYKVLVGTKAN from the coding sequence ATGAATGCATGGTTGTTGCCAGTACCCTTTGATACCGAACGTGACGATTGGGGCGCAACTTTATTGGCTGAATGGGGAGCCAGCGTGGTTACGCCAGGCCAGCAAGCGTTGGTGATCGGCGCAGGCACTGGCCGGATTGGCTTGGCATTGGCGCGGGCGGGTGCACAGGTCAGTTTTGCTGATGATTCGATTGTGGCCTTGGCCGCTGCTCGCCAAAGCTTTGCCCAAGCCAAGTTGACAGCCCAATTTTTTAGCACCACCGATTTAACGCCCAGCAAGCTGTTTGATCTGGTGTTAATTAATATTCTGTGGTGGAGCGATAACCAGCGTGGCGCAGAACTGATTAATTTGGCGGCGCAACACACCAATGCTGGCGGGATTGTGGCGATTGGCGGTGGTAAACAAGCTGGATTAAGCGGAGCAACCACGCTGCTCGAACAGATTGTCGGGCCAAGCGTCAAAACCCTTTATAAAAAAGGCCATCATGTGGTGATGGCGTTTCGGCCTTTGCATTGGCAAGCTCGGCCAAGCCAAACAACCCAGCATCAGCTCAATCATGGCGACTATGCATTAACTATCGAAGCAACCGCTGGCGTATTTGCTCAAGGTCAGCTTGATCCAGCCAGCGCCATGTTATTGGATGCAGTGCCAATTCAACCCAACCAGCGTGTGCTTGATCTTGGTTGTGGTGCTGGGATTTTGGGCATGTTTTTGCAACAGCGCGAAGCCACCCTTGCTTTAACCTACATCGATAGTACCATGGTAGCAATTGAAGCCACCAAGCGAAATTTACAAACCAACCAATTAACAGGCCGAGTACTCGCATCTGATGGCATTCAGGCCGTTAATGGTGAGCAATTTGATCTGGTTGTATCGAATCCACCATTTCATGTTGGTCGAGTTCAAAGCCCACAACTGGCCGAAAATCTCTTAAAGCAGGCTGCCCAAGTGTTGGCTCCCAATGGCCAATTGGTGATTGTTGCCAATCGCTTTTTGCGCTATGAACCATTGCTAGAAACTGTTTTGAGTAATGTGCATGAGCTAGCAGGCGATCAACGCTACAAAGTTTTGGTTGGCACAAAAGCAAATTAG
- a CDS encoding S1 RNA-binding domain-containing protein: MTDEAQNVSATNGGEEQEEGVLQKLADKAREVVAEVKEELAEVKEEIGEALAEAREKASEVLAEVKERVGLGSDEEATEEAGATFEPSGDEDGTTPRRLADLHAGMELDGKVTSTALYGVFVDIGVGRDGLVHISEMSDQRIESPTDVVQIGDIVKVRVKSVDPDARRISLTMRSPRSEGRRRAPKRPEVNNDKLGELKPGDLVDGTVNGIAPFGVFVDIGVGKDGLVHISELSENRVEKAEDAVTVGQSYTFRVLEVDTGAQRISLSLRRAKEDFQERPKAPRRREVNLDVIAPGTVLDGKVSGIAPFGAFVDLGVGRDGLVHISELSEGRVGKVDDVVKVGDPVKVRVLEVDPDSKRISLTMRVEEAPTTPISTSGSSRLDRDWTNPASREDRPREERRAVGGGNPGGNAGGGRRNERRERPAREPEIYSVGGTEEEDFGGNATLDDLLSKFGSGHDDRRSARRRYEKPEEQEEDGFENRESRARRDAIRRTLRDSLED; this comes from the coding sequence ATGACGGACGAAGCGCAAAATGTCAGCGCGACTAACGGTGGAGAGGAACAAGAAGAGGGCGTATTGCAAAAGCTGGCCGACAAAGCCCGCGAAGTAGTCGCCGAAGTGAAGGAAGAATTGGCCGAAGTGAAGGAAGAAATTGGCGAAGCATTGGCTGAAGCCCGCGAAAAAGCGAGCGAAGTCTTGGCTGAAGTCAAAGAGCGAGTTGGCTTAGGTAGTGATGAAGAAGCTACCGAAGAAGCTGGCGCAACCTTTGAACCAAGCGGCGACGAAGATGGCACTACGCCACGACGTTTGGCCGACTTGCACGCTGGGATGGAGCTTGATGGTAAGGTCACCAGCACCGCCTTGTACGGTGTGTTTGTTGATATCGGTGTTGGCCGCGATGGCTTGGTTCACATCTCAGAAATGAGCGACCAACGCATCGAATCGCCAACCGATGTTGTGCAAATCGGTGATATTGTCAAAGTTCGCGTCAAGAGTGTTGATCCAGATGCTCGCCGTATCAGCTTGACAATGCGCTCGCCTCGTTCAGAAGGCCGCCGCCGCGCTCCCAAACGCCCTGAAGTCAACAACGACAAATTGGGCGAATTGAAGCCAGGCGATTTGGTTGATGGTACGGTTAACGGCATCGCGCCATTCGGCGTGTTCGTTGACATCGGTGTTGGCAAAGATGGCTTAGTCCACATTTCTGAGCTTTCAGAAAACCGGGTGGAAAAAGCTGAAGATGCTGTCACCGTTGGCCAAAGCTACACCTTCCGCGTGTTGGAAGTTGACACTGGCGCTCAACGCATTAGCTTGAGCTTGCGCCGCGCCAAAGAAGATTTCCAAGAACGGCCAAAAGCCCCACGCCGCCGCGAAGTTAACTTGGATGTGATTGCTCCAGGCACCGTGCTCGATGGCAAAGTCAGCGGGATTGCTCCTTTCGGCGCATTCGTTGACCTTGGCGTTGGCCGCGATGGTTTGGTCCACATCTCAGAGCTTTCCGAAGGTCGGGTTGGTAAAGTTGACGATGTGGTTAAAGTTGGCGATCCAGTCAAAGTTCGCGTGTTGGAAGTCGATCCCGATTCAAAACGGATCAGCTTGACCATGCGGGTTGAAGAAGCTCCAACCACCCCAATCTCAACCAGCGGTTCATCACGCTTGGATCGCGACTGGACAAACCCAGCAAGCCGCGAAGATCGCCCACGCGAAGAACGTCGCGCTGTTGGTGGTGGTAACCCTGGTGGCAACGCTGGTGGTGGCCGCCGCAACGAACGCCGCGAACGCCCAGCCCGCGAACCAGAAATCTATAGCGTTGGTGGAACTGAAGAAGAAGATTTTGGTGGTAATGCAACCCTCGACGACTTGTTGTCGAAGTTTGGTTCAGGCCACGACGATCGCCGCTCAGCTCGCCGCCGCTACGAAAAGCCTGAAGAGCAAGAAGAAGACGGCTTCGAGAACCGCGAATCACGTGCTCGCCGCGATGCAATTCGCCGCACTTTGCGCGATTCACTCGAAGACTAA
- a CDS encoding sulfite oxidase-like oxidoreductase: protein MFDAFKRKFDATPEGMEERVPPGQYVTQKFPVLHYGETPIYKELEQTWDLRVFGEIEAPKTFSYNEFRALPTVTIENIDIHCVTRWSKLATSWTGVRFRDFLTHIPALKPSAKYVLAHSEGGYTANMPLEIMYDDDVLLAYLYEGEELAPDHGFPLRLFVPKKYFWKSAKWLRGIEFMSADRLGFWERYGYHNNADPWQEERHAD from the coding sequence ATGTTTGATGCATTCAAAAGAAAGTTTGATGCAACCCCTGAAGGAATGGAAGAACGCGTTCCGCCTGGCCAGTATGTTACCCAAAAATTTCCAGTCTTGCACTATGGCGAGACTCCGATCTACAAAGAACTTGAACAAACTTGGGATCTACGGGTTTTTGGCGAAATTGAAGCTCCAAAAACCTTTTCATACAACGAATTTCGAGCTTTACCAACCGTCACCATCGAAAATATTGATATTCACTGCGTTACGCGTTGGAGCAAACTCGCCACAAGCTGGACGGGTGTGCGCTTCCGCGATTTTCTTACGCATATTCCAGCGCTCAAGCCCAGCGCCAAATATGTGCTGGCCCACTCTGAGGGCGGCTATACCGCCAACATGCCCTTAGAAATTATGTATGATGATGATGTATTGCTGGCCTATTTATACGAAGGCGAGGAGCTAGCGCCCGATCATGGCTTCCCGTTACGTTTGTTTGTGCCCAAAAAATACTTTTGGAAGAGCGCCAAATGGCTACGCGGCATCGAATTTATGAGCGCTGATCGCTTAGGATTTTGGGAACGTTACGGCTATCACAACAACGCCGACCCCTGGCAAGAAGAACGTCACGCTGATTAA